A DNA window from Hydractinia symbiolongicarpus strain clone_291-10 chromosome 6, HSymV2.1, whole genome shotgun sequence contains the following coding sequences:
- the LOC130647690 gene encoding glycine amidinotransferase, mitochondrial-like, whose translation MNAEVEILCDILRQEGVIVRRPDIVDHQKEFSTPDFTSIGLEAAMPRDFLLAVGNELIESPMAWRNRFFEYRAYRTLIKEYFSRGAKWTTAPKATMSDELYDPEYQIKSTKDRHELAAQGRFVTTEYEPCFDAADFMRVGKDIFVQRSQVTNMMGIEWMRRHLGEKYNLHVLSFSPPGSMHIDATINTVREGLVIVNPDRPCNELDIFQKAGWKIVEAPRPAKHDSHILRISSPWISINVLLLDDKRVIVESSEVPTQKMFESLGFTCIKVNMEHANVLGGSFHCWTCDVRRTGELKSYF comes from the exons ATGAACGCGGAAGTCGAAATACTTTGTGATATTTTGCGCCAGGAGGGCGTTATTGTCAGACGCCCCGATATCGTCGATCATCAAAAA GAATTTAGTACACCAGATTTTACTTCAATTGGATTGGAAGCAGCTATGCCTCGTGACTTTCTTTTAGCCGTCGGAAATGAATTAATTGAATCACCTATGGCATGGAGAAACCGTTTCTTTGAATATCGTGCATACCGAACATTAATAAAGGAATATTTTTCGAGAGGTGCTAAATGGACAACGGCACCAAAAGCTACTATGTCAGACGAGCTGTATGATCCA GAATATCAAATAAAATCTACGAAGGACAGACATGAATTAGCAGCTCAGGGTAGATTTGTGACAACTGAATACGAGCCATGCTTCGATGCCGCTGATTTTATGAGAGTTGGAAAAGATATTTTCGTGCAAAGAAGCCAG gTGACAAATATGATGGGTATTGAATGGATGAGGCGCCATCTTGGTGAAAAGTATAACCTTCATGTTTTGTCCTTCTCGCCTCCAGGTAGCATGCATATTGACGCAACAATTAACACAGTTAGAGAAGGCTTAGTGATCGTTAACCCTGACAGGCCATGCAATGAGCTAGATATCTTTCAAAAAGCAGGCTGGAAAATAGTGGAAGCACCTAGACCTGCTAAACATGACTCGCATATTTTGCGGATAAGTAGCCCTTGGATAAGTATAAATGTGTTATTGTTGGATGACAAAAGAGTAATCGTGGAGAGTTCGGAAGTGCCAACACAGAAA ATGTTTGAATCACTTGGTTTTACCTGCATTAAAGTAAATATGGAGCATGCTAATGTCCTAGGAGGAAGTTTTCACTGCTGGACATGTGACGTAAGAAGAACAGGAGAATTGAAGAGTTATTTTTAG
- the LOC130647738 gene encoding glycine amidinotransferase, mitochondrial-like: protein MMGIEWMRRHLGEKYNLHVLTFSPPNSMHIDVSFTAVREGLLIVNPNRPCNELDIFQKAGWKIVEAPRPAKPTSHVLRISTSWLSINVLLDDKRVIVESSELPIQKVCFLS from the coding sequence ATGATGGGTATTGAATGGATGAGGCGCCATCTTGGTGAAAAGTATAACCTTCATGTTTTGACCTTCTCGCCTCCCAATAGCATGCATATTGACGTATCATTTACTGCAGTAAGAGAAGGCTTACTTATTGTTAACCCTAACAGACCGTGCAATGAGctagatatttttcaaaaagcagGCTGGAAAATAGTGGAAGCACCTAGACCTGCTAAGCCTACTTCGCATGTTTTGCGGATAAGTACCAGTTGGTTAAGTATAAATGTGTTACTGGATGACAAAAGAGTAATCGTGGAGAGTTCTGAATTACCAATACAAAAAGTATGTTTTCTATCCTAA